The proteins below come from a single Arthrobacter sp. zg-Y1171 genomic window:
- a CDS encoding amino acid permease: MTQPSPVTQRPAIPDSARAANAPEPTFHHEEEGYHKGLKPRQVQMIAIGGAIGTGLFMGAGGRLATAGPSLVISYAVCGFFAFMILRALGELVMHRPSSGSFVSYAREFFGEKAAFVTGWLYWLNWAMTAIVDITAVALYMNFFRKYWPPIADVPQWTWALAALILVLGLNLVSVKVFGELEFWFALIKVVALVSFLIVGICFVIFGTPVDGQQVGFSLISDNGGMFPNGLLPAVVVMQGVVFAYASIELIGTAAGETEHPEKIMPKAINTVIVRIAVFYVGTLVLLSLLLPYSSYKAGESPFVTFFGSIGVDGVDAIMNLVVLTAALSSLNAGLYSTGRIMRSMSVAGSAPKFAGRMNKAGVPYGGIALTAVVALLGVVLNAVVPAQAFEIVLNVASLGIISTWAMIVLCQMELTKRARRGQLSRPSFRMPGAPVSGWITLAFLLAVLILMAFDSPVGTWTIASLAVIIPALMLGWRLCRDRVLELAAVRDGDAGL; the protein is encoded by the coding sequence ATGACACAGCCATCACCGGTCACGCAGAGGCCGGCGATCCCGGACTCCGCGCGTGCGGCGAACGCCCCTGAACCCACCTTCCACCACGAGGAAGAGGGCTATCACAAGGGACTCAAGCCCCGCCAGGTCCAGATGATCGCCATCGGCGGCGCCATCGGCACCGGGCTGTTTATGGGTGCCGGCGGCCGCCTGGCCACGGCAGGGCCGTCGCTGGTCATCAGCTACGCCGTCTGCGGTTTCTTCGCCTTCATGATTCTGCGGGCCCTCGGCGAGCTGGTTATGCACCGGCCCTCCTCCGGCTCGTTCGTCTCCTACGCCCGCGAGTTCTTCGGCGAGAAGGCCGCCTTCGTCACCGGCTGGCTGTACTGGCTCAACTGGGCGATGACCGCGATCGTGGACATCACCGCCGTCGCGCTCTATATGAACTTCTTCCGGAAGTACTGGCCGCCCATCGCGGATGTCCCGCAGTGGACCTGGGCCTTGGCCGCCCTGATCCTGGTGCTGGGCCTGAACCTGGTCAGCGTCAAGGTGTTCGGCGAACTCGAGTTCTGGTTCGCGCTGATCAAGGTGGTGGCCCTGGTTTCCTTCCTGATCGTGGGCATCTGCTTCGTCATCTTCGGCACCCCCGTGGACGGCCAGCAGGTCGGCTTCAGCCTGATCTCGGACAACGGCGGCATGTTCCCCAACGGCCTGCTGCCCGCCGTCGTCGTAATGCAGGGTGTGGTGTTCGCCTACGCCTCGATCGAGCTCATCGGCACGGCCGCGGGCGAGACCGAGCACCCGGAAAAGATCATGCCCAAGGCCATCAACACGGTGATCGTGCGCATTGCGGTGTTCTACGTCGGCACCCTGGTGCTGCTTTCGCTGCTGCTGCCCTACAGCTCCTACAAGGCCGGCGAAAGCCCGTTCGTCACGTTCTTCGGCTCCATCGGGGTGGACGGTGTGGACGCGATCATGAACCTGGTGGTCCTGACTGCCGCACTGTCTTCGCTCAATGCGGGCCTATATTCCACCGGCCGCATCATGCGCTCCATGTCTGTTGCCGGCTCCGCCCCGAAGTTCGCCGGGCGGATGAACAAGGCGGGCGTCCCCTACGGCGGTATCGCCCTGACCGCGGTCGTTGCCCTGCTCGGCGTCGTCCTCAACGCCGTTGTTCCCGCCCAGGCCTTCGAAATCGTCCTGAACGTCGCATCCCTGGGCATCATCAGCACCTGGGCCATGATCGTCCTGTGCCAGATGGAGCTGACGAAGCGGGCGCGGCGCGGCCAACTGTCCCGCCCGTCCTTCCGGATGCCCGGCGCACCCGTGAGCGGCTGGATCACGCTCGCGTTCCTTCTCGCCGTGCTGATCCTGATGGCCTTCGACTCGCCCGTCGGCACCTGGACCATAGCCTCCCTGGCGGTCATCATCCCCGCGCTGATGCTCGGCTGGCGGCTCTGCCGCGACCGCGTCCTCGAACTGGCCGCGGTCCGCGACGGCGACGCCGGGTTGTAG
- a CDS encoding DNA polymerase IV, with the protein MLHVDLDQFIAAVEVLRRPELAGKPIIVGGRGDPTERAVVSTASYEARAFGVGSGMPLRIAARKVPDAVILPVDAEAYLEASDTVMATLRAQPGAVVQVLGWDEAFVGVETEDPETYARQLQADILDRTQLHCSVGIGDTLIRAKNATDFGKPAGVFRLTTANWLDFMGQRPTKELWGVGNKISGRLAKLGINTVAELAAADPQALVPEFGPKMGPWYNELGRGDGTSVVDDTPWVARGHSRETTFQQDLTEPAQVDDAVRELTAQVLKDVASEGRPVIGLALKVRYAPFTTKTHARKIPETFDREDVLARALDLAGAIEPGRPIRLLGLRAEMAMPDDARKGHTPTRGGW; encoded by the coding sequence GTGCTGCACGTCGACCTCGACCAGTTCATCGCCGCCGTCGAAGTGCTCCGGCGCCCGGAACTTGCCGGCAAGCCGATCATTGTCGGGGGCCGGGGCGACCCGACCGAACGTGCCGTGGTGTCCACTGCTTCCTACGAGGCCAGGGCGTTCGGCGTCGGGTCCGGCATGCCGCTGCGGATCGCGGCCCGGAAGGTGCCCGACGCCGTGATCCTGCCGGTCGATGCCGAGGCCTACCTCGAGGCTTCGGACACGGTGATGGCCACGCTGCGCGCCCAGCCCGGCGCCGTCGTCCAGGTTTTGGGCTGGGATGAGGCCTTTGTGGGTGTGGAGACTGAGGACCCGGAAACCTACGCCCGCCAGCTCCAAGCCGACATCCTGGACCGCACGCAGCTGCACTGCAGCGTGGGCATCGGCGACACCCTGATCCGCGCCAAGAACGCCACGGATTTCGGCAAGCCCGCCGGCGTCTTCCGCCTCACCACCGCGAACTGGCTCGACTTCATGGGCCAGCGGCCCACCAAGGAGCTGTGGGGCGTCGGGAACAAGATCTCGGGCCGGCTGGCGAAGCTGGGAATCAATACTGTTGCCGAGCTCGCCGCGGCCGATCCGCAGGCGCTGGTTCCGGAGTTCGGGCCGAAGATGGGCCCCTGGTACAACGAACTGGGACGCGGGGACGGCACCAGCGTTGTGGACGACACCCCGTGGGTCGCCCGGGGACACAGCCGGGAGACCACCTTCCAGCAGGACCTCACCGAGCCGGCGCAGGTAGACGACGCCGTGCGGGAGCTGACCGCGCAGGTCCTGAAGGATGTGGCGTCCGAAGGGCGGCCGGTGATCGGGCTGGCCCTCAAGGTCCGGTACGCGCCGTTCACCACCAAGACGCATGCGCGGAAGATCCCCGAGACCTTCGACCGGGAGGACGTCCTCGCCCGGGCCCTGGATCTCGCCGGCGCCATCGAACCCGGCCGACCGATCCGGCTGTTGGGCCTGCGGGCCGAAATGGCGATGCCCGACGACGCCCGGAAGGGTCACACGCCTACGCGTGGCGGGTGGTGA
- the murJ gene encoding murein biosynthesis integral membrane protein MurJ, whose amino-acid sequence MSSTAAPSNADQADREARVAPNSGSAARASAVMAAGTVVSRVLGLVRTALLAAAIGASGGVSDLFSYANALPNFIYLMVAGGVFNAVLVPQIVRASRQPDRGADYVSRILTLAVAALLVLTVLVTLAAPVIIDAATRFTDGNLALATAFAYWCLPQIFFYGLYAVLGQILNANGSFGPYMWAPVVNNLVSIGALVVFLSLMGAEQAEGYKPETWTPEHTFLLAGGMTLGVALQALLLFLPLRRLRLGLKPKFGLHGTGLGRTGRLASVTIITMLVGNGLYFVNLYVATIASDARQTLTDSGRPDRIAGLANLDIGAMVYQLPHAVIALSLATVMFNQLSAAYAGGNLPEVRAVLSRALRITGVATVFGAAALLAFAGPLGMLFSESPEVATLHGIIIAILAVGAPFLSANFLLGRVFYAGEDVKTPLKIQLILSGVGVVLAVIAGVLDPRLIVPTLAAAYSLGNVIAVVVSHLFLTRAIGPYGAGQVFDAHVRFTVAGIVAALAGTAVFWAFGGYDAGGYLWQSKFHALVLLSVGGVVMGGVYLGMLKLLRVAELGQLAGSLQALVRRGRT is encoded by the coding sequence ATGAGTTCAACCGCGGCGCCCTCGAATGCCGATCAGGCAGACCGGGAGGCCCGCGTGGCCCCGAACAGCGGTTCGGCCGCGCGGGCCAGCGCTGTTATGGCAGCCGGCACCGTCGTGTCCCGGGTGCTCGGCCTGGTCCGGACGGCGCTCCTCGCCGCTGCTATCGGCGCCTCGGGTGGGGTGTCGGACCTGTTTTCCTACGCGAACGCCCTGCCGAACTTCATCTACCTGATGGTCGCCGGCGGGGTGTTCAACGCCGTTTTGGTGCCCCAGATTGTCCGGGCCAGCCGGCAGCCGGACCGGGGCGCAGATTACGTCAGCAGGATCCTGACCCTCGCCGTAGCGGCGCTGCTGGTCCTCACGGTGCTGGTGACGCTCGCGGCTCCGGTGATCATCGATGCGGCGACGCGTTTCACCGACGGCAACCTCGCCCTGGCCACGGCGTTCGCCTACTGGTGCCTGCCGCAGATCTTTTTCTACGGGTTGTACGCCGTGCTGGGCCAGATCCTGAATGCCAACGGCTCCTTCGGTCCGTACATGTGGGCTCCCGTGGTGAACAACCTGGTGTCCATCGGCGCATTGGTCGTGTTCCTGTCGCTGATGGGCGCCGAACAGGCAGAAGGGTATAAACCCGAAACGTGGACGCCGGAGCATACGTTCCTGCTGGCGGGAGGCATGACGCTCGGCGTCGCCCTTCAGGCGCTTCTGCTGTTTCTCCCGCTTCGACGCCTGAGACTGGGACTGAAGCCGAAGTTCGGCCTGCACGGCACGGGGCTTGGACGCACGGGCCGGCTGGCATCCGTCACGATCATCACGATGCTGGTCGGCAACGGCCTGTACTTCGTCAATCTCTACGTTGCCACCATCGCCTCCGACGCCCGGCAAACACTCACCGACTCGGGCCGGCCGGACCGGATCGCGGGCCTGGCGAACCTGGACATCGGGGCCATGGTCTACCAACTGCCGCACGCCGTGATCGCCCTGTCCCTGGCCACGGTAATGTTCAACCAGCTTTCCGCTGCCTATGCCGGCGGGAACCTTCCGGAGGTACGCGCGGTGCTGTCCCGGGCGCTGCGCATCACCGGTGTTGCCACGGTGTTCGGCGCGGCGGCCTTGCTGGCATTCGCCGGGCCGCTCGGAATGCTCTTCAGCGAATCGCCCGAGGTGGCCACCCTCCACGGAATCATCATCGCCATCCTTGCCGTGGGAGCCCCGTTCCTGAGTGCCAACTTCCTTCTCGGCCGGGTGTTCTATGCCGGTGAGGATGTGAAGACGCCGCTGAAAATCCAGCTGATCCTGTCCGGAGTTGGGGTGGTTCTCGCCGTTATTGCGGGCGTACTTGATCCCCGGTTAATTGTGCCGACGCTCGCCGCCGCCTATTCCCTCGGCAACGTGATCGCCGTCGTCGTCAGTCACCTCTTCCTCACGCGGGCGATTGGTCCTTACGGTGCCGGGCAGGTCTTTGACGCGCACGTCCGGTTCACGGTTGCCGGCATTGTCGCTGCCCTCGCCGGGACGGCCGTGTTCTGGGCGTTCGGAGGTTACGACGCCGGCGGGTACCTTTGGCAGTCGAAGTTCCATGCCCTTGTGCTGCTCTCCGTGGGCGGGGTCGTGATGGGCGGCGTGTACCTGGGCATGCTGAAACTGCTGCGGGTGGCCGAACTCGGCCAGCTTGCCGGGTCGCTGCAGGCGTTGGTCCGGCGGGGCCGCACCTGA
- a CDS encoding aldo/keto reductase family oxidoreductase, whose product MSTFTTSLPGGTWTLGDLEVSRFGYGAMQLAGPGVMGPPPDYDGALSVLREAVTLGITHVDTAEAYGPHITNSLIREALHPYPRTLHVVTKVGADRDDQGGWTPARKPDQLRRAVEENLETLGLDVLDLVNLRMGDAHGTVPGALAEALETLAELQQQGLIRHLGVSNVLPEQVAEARSVAPIVSVQNMYNLAFRQDDGLIDSLAQDGIAYVPFFPLGGFSPLQSEELSAIAARLGSTPMSVALAWLLQRSPNILLIPGTSSVAHLRENVTGAALMLSTEDVAELDTIGG is encoded by the coding sequence ATGAGCACATTTACCACATCGCTTCCCGGCGGCACCTGGACCTTGGGCGACCTCGAGGTGTCCCGCTTTGGATACGGGGCCATGCAGCTCGCCGGGCCGGGGGTGATGGGACCTCCGCCGGATTACGACGGCGCCCTCTCGGTCCTGCGCGAGGCCGTCACTCTCGGCATCACCCACGTCGACACCGCAGAGGCGTACGGGCCGCACATCACCAACTCGCTCATCCGCGAGGCGCTGCACCCCTACCCCCGGACCCTGCATGTGGTGACCAAGGTGGGGGCCGACCGCGACGACCAGGGCGGATGGACCCCGGCACGGAAGCCCGACCAGCTGCGCCGTGCCGTCGAGGAGAACCTGGAGACACTCGGACTGGATGTACTGGACCTGGTGAACCTCCGCATGGGTGACGCCCATGGAACCGTGCCCGGGGCCCTTGCCGAAGCGCTGGAGACACTCGCGGAGCTCCAGCAGCAGGGGCTCATCCGGCACCTCGGCGTGAGCAACGTGCTGCCCGAGCAGGTAGCCGAAGCACGCAGCGTTGCCCCCATCGTCTCGGTGCAGAACATGTACAACCTTGCCTTCCGCCAGGACGACGGCCTGATCGATTCCCTCGCGCAGGACGGTATCGCCTACGTGCCGTTCTTCCCGCTGGGAGGTTTCAGTCCGCTCCAATCCGAGGAACTCTCCGCCATCGCCGCACGCCTGGGTTCAACCCCCATGTCCGTGGCCCTGGCGTGGCTGCTGCAGCGTTCCCCGAACATCCTGCTTATCCCCGGCACCTCCTCCGTAGCGCATCTGCGGGAAAACGTGACCGGCGCTGCACTGATGCTGTCCACGGAGGATGTCGCGGAGCTGGACACCATCGGCGGGTAG
- a CDS encoding helix-turn-helix domain-containing protein has product MATMTAAEKRAQEKDAYNAFLDACPSRQLLDRISNKWVTLALAALGSGPDCDGDPRPLRFSELSRVLAGVSQKMLTQTLRSLERDGLLTRTVTPTVPVTVSYELTDLGRSLHGLTRGIKAWAEQHMDDVFTERAAYDSRGA; this is encoded by the coding sequence ATGGCCACGATGACAGCGGCAGAGAAACGAGCGCAGGAGAAAGATGCGTATAACGCGTTCCTGGATGCCTGTCCCAGCCGGCAACTGCTGGACCGGATCTCCAATAAATGGGTCACGCTGGCCCTGGCCGCCCTCGGCAGCGGGCCGGACTGCGACGGCGATCCCCGCCCGCTGCGTTTCTCCGAGCTGTCCCGGGTGCTGGCCGGCGTAAGCCAGAAGATGCTCACCCAGACACTTCGCTCACTGGAGCGGGACGGTCTTCTCACCCGCACCGTCACCCCCACGGTGCCGGTGACCGTCAGCTATGAGCTCACCGATCTCGGGCGCTCCCTGCACGGACTAACCCGCGGCATCAAGGCCTGGGCGGAACAGCACATGGATGACGTGTTCACCGAGCGCGCCGCCTACGACTCCCGCGGCGCCTGA
- a CDS encoding N(5)-(carboxyethyl)ornithine synthase, whose translation MERLTLGVLSSTRKPDERRLAIHPLHLERIAPEVRRQLLLEEGYGDKFGVPDMELKPLVGAVLPRAQILAEADVVLLPKPQPEDLAELRDGQTLWGWPHCVQDRAVTQLAIDKKLTLIAFEAMNHWAADGGFGLHVFHKNNELAGYCSVLHALSLTGSTGDYGRRLSAVVIGFGATARGAVTALNAHGIHDVQVLTNRGVAAVGSPIHSARIVQFDRDDNSPFLSEVITEDGRVPLAPFLAESDIVVNCTLQDPNAPLTYLRTDDLDAFRPGSLIVDVSCDEGMGFEWAKTTTFTDPMFEVGEHINYYAVDHSPSYLWNSASWEISEALLPFLETVIAGPAAWTENETIRRAIEIRDGVILNEDVLQFQQREPAYPHPALDS comes from the coding sequence GTGGAGCGTCTCACCCTCGGCGTCCTGTCCAGCACACGCAAGCCCGATGAGCGGCGGCTGGCCATCCACCCGCTTCACCTGGAACGCATCGCCCCGGAGGTCCGGCGGCAGCTGCTCCTGGAAGAAGGCTACGGAGACAAGTTCGGCGTTCCGGACATGGAGCTGAAGCCGCTCGTTGGTGCTGTGCTCCCGCGGGCGCAGATCCTGGCGGAGGCCGACGTCGTCCTCCTGCCCAAGCCGCAGCCCGAGGACCTCGCCGAGCTGCGGGACGGGCAGACCCTCTGGGGCTGGCCGCACTGCGTCCAGGACCGCGCCGTCACCCAGCTCGCCATCGACAAAAAGCTCACGCTGATCGCCTTCGAAGCGATGAACCATTGGGCTGCCGACGGCGGTTTCGGCCTGCACGTCTTCCACAAGAACAACGAGCTGGCCGGGTATTGCTCCGTCCTGCACGCCCTCAGCCTGACCGGGTCAACCGGCGACTACGGGCGCCGGCTCAGCGCCGTCGTCATCGGCTTCGGCGCAACGGCACGCGGCGCGGTCACTGCCCTGAATGCGCACGGCATCCATGACGTCCAGGTCCTGACCAACCGCGGCGTCGCGGCGGTCGGGTCGCCGATCCACTCCGCGCGGATTGTTCAGTTCGACCGTGACGACAACTCGCCGTTCCTCAGCGAGGTCATCACCGAAGACGGCCGGGTGCCGCTGGCCCCGTTCCTTGCCGAGAGCGACATCGTGGTCAACTGCACTTTGCAGGATCCCAACGCCCCGCTGACCTACCTGCGCACCGATGACCTGGACGCGTTCCGGCCCGGCAGCCTGATCGTGGACGTGTCCTGCGACGAAGGCATGGGCTTCGAGTGGGCGAAAACCACCACGTTCACCGACCCGATGTTCGAGGTGGGCGAGCACATCAACTACTACGCCGTCGATCACAGTCCGTCCTACCTTTGGAACTCCGCCAGCTGGGAAATCAGCGAGGCGCTCCTGCCCTTCCTGGAAACGGTCATTGCCGGTCCTGCGGCGTGGACGGAGAACGAAACCATCCGGCGGGCAATTGAAATCCGCGACGGTGTGATCCTCAACGAGGACGTGCTGCAGTTCCAGCAGCGGGAGCCCGCCTACCCGCATCCGGCGCTGGATTCCTAG
- a CDS encoding sulfatase-like hydrolase/transferase, translating to MSGQILDVTRRVGVVMGRVLVYVLIWLGLAMLIAAAGIRFFWGEISVGQMLLNLVSVETDGGGGGIVWLGILGVGVLPLLITGGIALWQYFRRRKRRDGEDTPNRSPWIMRTVSTLLVVAVVIGGTTAFASTVGMADYIKAANSKYNIGDYYVEPTVTGAEQKRNLVLVYLESGEATLADDQLFEKDAFVPLKDTTQPSKGWQSVENFQQYEGGGWTMAGLVSTQCGVPLKGVGSSDESSDASKLDDDGDTYLGGSTCLGDVLEEQGYTNVFLGGANASFAAKDTFLGTHGYSEVKDLSDWRDAGEPEENFRKDWGLSDERLMAHAKEEVDRLHAEAEETGKPFNLSMLTLDTHEPVHVYDYCNVDTENNVTSVFSCSMTEVAGFVEYMEQQGYLEDTAVVIMGDHLKHMSAGDAFHEQLDHHTNRTIFNRVWVPGQAAGTTLRPGADQLSMYPTILEAAGLTLKDRQAGLGVSAFTSEIPAESAQAMERDAYVELLESLSPQFYAEAWAGR from the coding sequence ATGTCTGGCCAGATTCTTGACGTGACCCGACGGGTCGGCGTCGTTATGGGACGCGTCTTGGTCTACGTCCTGATCTGGCTCGGGTTGGCGATGCTTATTGCGGCTGCGGGTATCCGGTTCTTCTGGGGGGAAATCTCCGTGGGCCAGATGCTCCTGAACCTCGTCTCGGTGGAGACCGACGGCGGCGGCGGGGGCATTGTCTGGCTCGGCATCCTGGGCGTCGGCGTCCTGCCCCTGCTCATCACCGGCGGGATCGCCCTGTGGCAGTACTTCCGCCGCCGCAAGCGCCGCGACGGGGAGGACACGCCTAACCGCTCACCGTGGATTATGCGCACCGTCTCCACCCTCCTGGTGGTCGCAGTGGTCATTGGCGGCACCACGGCCTTCGCCAGCACGGTGGGCATGGCCGACTACATCAAGGCGGCGAACTCCAAATACAACATCGGCGACTACTACGTGGAGCCGACCGTCACCGGGGCGGAGCAGAAGCGCAACCTGGTGCTGGTTTACCTCGAGTCCGGGGAAGCCACCCTCGCGGATGACCAGCTGTTCGAAAAGGACGCCTTCGTTCCACTCAAGGACACCACGCAGCCTTCCAAGGGGTGGCAGAGCGTGGAGAATTTCCAGCAGTACGAGGGCGGCGGCTGGACCATGGCCGGCCTAGTCTCCACGCAGTGCGGCGTCCCCCTGAAGGGCGTGGGCTCCTCCGACGAGAGCAGCGACGCCAGCAAGCTAGACGACGACGGCGACACTTACCTGGGCGGGTCAACCTGTCTTGGGGACGTCCTGGAAGAGCAGGGGTACACCAACGTTTTCCTGGGCGGCGCCAACGCCTCCTTCGCCGCGAAGGACACGTTCCTGGGCACCCATGGCTACTCCGAAGTGAAGGACCTCTCCGACTGGCGCGACGCCGGCGAACCGGAAGAGAACTTCCGCAAGGACTGGGGCCTGAGCGATGAACGCCTTATGGCACATGCCAAGGAGGAGGTCGACAGGCTGCATGCCGAGGCGGAGGAAACCGGGAAGCCGTTCAACCTCTCCATGCTGACGCTGGACACCCACGAACCGGTGCACGTCTACGACTACTGCAACGTGGATACCGAGAACAATGTGACCTCCGTGTTCTCCTGCTCCATGACCGAGGTGGCCGGATTCGTGGAATACATGGAACAGCAGGGGTACCTCGAGGACACCGCCGTGGTAATCATGGGCGACCACCTCAAGCACATGAGTGCCGGCGATGCTTTCCACGAGCAGCTGGACCATCACACCAACCGCACTATCTTCAACCGGGTCTGGGTTCCAGGCCAGGCAGCAGGCACCACGCTGCGCCCCGGTGCGGACCAGCTGAGCATGTACCCGACCATCCTCGAAGCCGCAGGCCTGACCCTCAAGGATCGTCAGGCCGGGCTGGGGGTATCCGCCTTCACCTCGGAGATTCCGGCCGAATCGGCGCAGGCCATGGAGCGGGATGCCTACGTCGAACTGCTGGAATCGCTTTCCCCGCAGTTCTACGCGGAGGCCTGGGCCGGGCGGTAG
- a CDS encoding NADPH:quinone reductase: protein MKAIVYSATGPSSVLSLVDRDAAAPGPGEVRVRVTVSGVNPTDWKARAGSSLAFPEVVPNQDGAGIIDAVGEGVTDLQVGDRVWIYLAAHGRPTGTAQEFTVLPADRAVRLPDGIGFDVAGSLGVPAMTAHRALTVHEHGPSRLAPGALAGRTVLVQGGAGAVGHAAIQFAAWAGATVIATVSSDAKAELATAAGAHHIVRYPDDAEADRIRELAPDGVDHIVEVSPAQNAALDVDVIANHGSIAYYANNNGEEFTAPIVASFAKNVRWQGVLIYTVGTQAQHAAAEDITAALQDGALPVGESAGLPLTWFPLEETAAAHDAVENGTTGKILIRVGDENA from the coding sequence ATGAAAGCAATCGTGTACTCCGCCACCGGCCCCTCGTCCGTCCTCTCCCTCGTTGACCGCGACGCCGCCGCCCCCGGCCCCGGCGAAGTGCGGGTTCGGGTTACCGTTTCGGGCGTGAATCCCACCGACTGGAAGGCCCGCGCCGGCAGCAGCCTGGCGTTCCCCGAGGTGGTGCCGAACCAGGACGGCGCCGGGATTATCGACGCCGTCGGCGAGGGCGTGACCGACCTTCAGGTGGGCGACCGGGTGTGGATCTACCTCGCAGCCCACGGCCGTCCGACCGGGACCGCCCAGGAATTCACCGTCCTCCCCGCCGACCGGGCGGTGCGGCTTCCGGACGGCATCGGCTTCGACGTCGCCGGCAGCCTCGGTGTGCCCGCGATGACCGCACACCGAGCCCTCACCGTCCACGAACACGGCCCGTCCCGGCTCGCCCCCGGAGCCCTCGCAGGCCGCACCGTCCTGGTTCAGGGCGGCGCCGGAGCCGTAGGCCACGCCGCCATCCAGTTCGCCGCCTGGGCCGGCGCCACCGTGATCGCGACGGTCAGCAGCGACGCGAAGGCAGAGCTCGCCACCGCTGCCGGAGCCCACCACATCGTCCGCTACCCGGACGACGCCGAAGCCGACCGGATCCGCGAACTCGCCCCGGACGGCGTCGACCACATTGTCGAAGTGTCCCCCGCCCAGAACGCGGCCCTTGATGTGGACGTCATCGCCAACCACGGCAGCATCGCCTACTACGCGAACAACAACGGCGAGGAATTCACGGCGCCGATCGTTGCGAGCTTCGCGAAGAATGTCCGTTGGCAGGGCGTCCTTATATATACGGTGGGGACCCAGGCCCAGCACGCCGCGGCAGAGGACATTACCGCAGCACTGCAGGACGGCGCGCTGCCTGTCGGTGAGTCCGCGGGACTGCCCCTCACCTGGTTCCCCCTCGAGGAAACCGCCGCTGCGCACGACGCCGTCGAGAACGGAACCACCGGCAAGATCCTCATCCGCGTTGGTGACGAGAACGCCTAG
- a CDS encoding bifunctional 2-polyprenyl-6-hydroxyphenol methylase/3-demethylubiquinol 3-O-methyltransferase UbiG, translating into MRNETLWEAKKRQNPGHSAWYISRFEAMREQGQDLDGEARLIDAMLPRGARILDAGCGPGRVGGELARRGHAVVGVDVDPELIDAARQDFPDLQWFVGDLSELDLPAEGIPEPFDLIVCAGNVMTFLAPGTAVDVLTRMREHLAADGRVVIGFGGNRGYAFEAFFDDAAAAGLEVQQRFSTWDLRPFTPESDFLVAVLGRA; encoded by the coding sequence ATGCGAAACGAAACCCTCTGGGAAGCGAAAAAGCGGCAGAATCCCGGGCATTCCGCCTGGTACATCTCGCGGTTCGAGGCCATGCGGGAGCAGGGCCAGGACCTCGACGGCGAAGCCCGGCTGATCGACGCGATGCTGCCGCGGGGCGCCCGGATCCTCGACGCCGGCTGCGGTCCCGGCCGGGTGGGCGGGGAACTGGCGCGGCGCGGCCACGCCGTCGTCGGCGTCGACGTCGATCCGGAACTTATCGACGCCGCCCGGCAGGACTTCCCGGACCTGCAGTGGTTCGTCGGGGACCTCTCGGAACTGGACCTGCCCGCCGAAGGCATTCCCGAACCGTTCGACCTCATTGTCTGCGCTGGCAACGTGATGACCTTCCTGGCACCGGGAACCGCCGTCGACGTCCTGACCCGGATGCGCGAGCACCTTGCAGCCGACGGCCGGGTGGTTATCGGGTTCGGCGGAAACCGCGGGTATGCCTTCGAGGCCTTCTTCGACGACGCCGCCGCGGCCGGCCTTGAGGTCCAGCAGCGGTTCTCCACGTGGGACCTGCGGCCGTTTACGCCCGAGTCGGACTTCCTGGTGGCGGTGCTGGGCCGCGCCTGA
- a CDS encoding Clp protease N-terminal domain-containing protein: MFERFTQQARQSVVSTQEEARTLEATQILPVHVLIGAVSTVETSTPRLASVLAECGLTSAQLRADLRAMGPDSGYDDAAALESVGIDLDEVRRAVDAQFGEGTLDAAAGPAPRRRRLFDSLKGGHLPFSSGAKAVLTNSLRESTARKDGYIGTEHLLLGVLRGADPAAMSLISRHVGPEDLRVRILGTMDAAA, from the coding sequence ATGTTTGAACGGTTCACTCAGCAAGCCCGCCAAAGTGTCGTCTCCACCCAGGAAGAAGCCCGCACCTTGGAGGCGACCCAGATCCTCCCGGTGCACGTGCTGATCGGCGCGGTGTCCACCGTGGAAACATCCACCCCTCGGCTGGCGTCCGTGCTGGCCGAGTGCGGCCTCACGTCAGCGCAGCTGCGTGCGGACCTACGCGCCATGGGCCCGGACTCCGGGTACGACGACGCCGCCGCCTTGGAATCCGTCGGTATTGACCTGGACGAGGTGCGCCGCGCCGTCGATGCACAATTCGGGGAAGGCACCCTGGACGCCGCCGCCGGTCCCGCCCCGCGGCGTCGTCGCCTGTTCGACTCCCTCAAAGGCGGGCACCTGCCCTTCAGCAGCGGCGCGAAAGCCGTACTGACGAACAGCCTGCGCGAATCAACGGCCCGGAAGGACGGCTACATCGGGACGGAACATCTACTGCTGGGAGTCCTCCGCGGCGCCGATCCCGCAGCCATGTCCCTGATCAGCCGACACGTGGGGCCGGAAGACCTGAGGGTTCGGATTCTCGGCACCATGGACGCCGCGGCCTAG